The Coregonus clupeaformis isolate EN_2021a chromosome 6, ASM2061545v1, whole genome shotgun sequence genome has a segment encoding these proteins:
- the LOC121567718 gene encoding eukaryotic translation initiation factor 4 gamma 1-like isoform X9 encodes MSGGTRSGATPTPPQVSDDSSESSISGSEGPAVAQANGENVTPGVVRPDDRGKPAATLITGPPAPSKTPELVKTAPAPTEVKPPDTDSNSPSLPQDLPTPPPSTSPVADVMDAPAPAAAPSPSAPEVPAYPAPLPEPRPTPAAEEQPSAAKEAREEEKEIKEEVAKAREEVTTSSKPEPSLAPVTTPSSSTNSVSATQPPRAEEEEPSALSITLPSPQAAKPPLESPIAQPEELRLPNGLPLPSPQDPEKVSAESSECDVSPIAEPEVAHLQREAPVPKPMPVAVTASPVAVTPTPVAVTPTPAPVAVTPTPVAVTPMPAPVAVTPMPAPVAVTPMPAPVAVTPMPAPVAVQVTVAPVVLAETATTTEVTPPRVEDQMDSPPPQSNTPAGESSMQAAVSVPKKKRKMKDLNKKEAVGDLLDAFKEEQVVQSPPEPEQATPTSAADAEEPRPAATPAVEEVDETWEEKEDKLDAENIEPKPGDLKYQYREELCRPIDPEEKKRYDRDFLLGFQFISAAMSKPEGLPQISDVVLDKANKAPLRQLDPGRLPGMNMGTDFTPSFANLGRPGMGGGGGGGGGGGGGGGGHRGGPPSGMGGGGPRRSQQGQRKEPRRIINISSSLTDDVKLNKAEKAWKPAVKKATSGQAAPEEESDDPEQAKTQELFKRVRSILNKLTPQMFQQLMKQVTELTIDTEERLKGVIDLIFEKAISEPNFSVAYANMCRCLMGLKVPTTDKPGVTVNFRKLLLNRCQKEFEKDKDDDVIFEEKQKELDAAATEEKDRLKAELEEAKDKARRRSLGNIKFIGELFKLKMLTEAIMHDCIVKLLKNHDEESLECLCRLLSTIGKDLDFEKAKPRMDQYFAQMDKIIKEKKTSSRIRFMLQDVLDLRRNTWVPRRGEQGPKTIDQIHKEAELEEHREVLKVQQQLLNQNTRGGSGGRGGGGGGGGGGGGRDQGNRGGQHPQAGQRSQPQDEGWNTVPISTKSRPIDTSRLSKITKPGALDFNNQLLAPQLGGKGMWGSWGKGSSGGTTGAKPAGEATPESGGRPATSTLNRFSALQPQQPSQDSDRRLPQRNSSSRDRGSDRFERHDRGSNDRFDRRDDRDRNRPPVSKRSFSRETEEHSREREHRGPADPVRRVASMTDDRDRGSRDRARSKENVKREAAPTPPPPQTKPALSEEELEKKSTAIIEEYLHINDMKEALQCVVEMNSTPLLFVFVRSGLESTLERSPIARERMGLLLHQLYKAGTLPTEQYYRGLQEILEVAEDMAIDIPHIWLYLAELITPMLHEGGIPMGQLFKEISKPLVPQGTAGVLLVQVLTLLCKGMSHKKAGAMWREAGLSWKDFLPEDEDVNKFVTEKNVEFTLGGGGDETEKSSKKELSSEELNKQLDRLIQDKADNQRIYDWVEANLDETQISSNVFVRAVMTSICQSAIICENPSKLDAKVITQRAKLLHKYLKDEQKELQALYALQALMVEMEQPANLLRMFFDTLYDEDVIKEEAFYKWESSKDPAEMQGKGVALKSVTAFFTWLREAEDEESDNNS; translated from the exons ATGTCAGGGGGCACCCGCAGTGGTgccacccccacacccccacagGTGAGCGACGACTCTTCAGAG TCATCTATATCTGGATCAGAGGGCCCAGCCGTTGCCCAGGCCAACGGTGAGAACGTGACACCTGGCGTCGTCAGACCAG ATGACCGAGGGAAACCTGCAGCCACTCTCATCACTGGCCCCCCAGCCCCGTCTAAAACCCCTGAACTGGTCAAGACTGCCCCTGCCCCTACAGAGGTCAAACCCCCAGACACGGACAGTAACTCCCCTTCCTTACCCCAGGACCTACCCACCCCCCCACCCTCAACTAGTCCCGTTGCAGACGTGATGGACGCACCAGCCCCGGCCGCTGCTCCATCCCCATCTGCCCCTGAAGTGCCCGCTTACCCTGCGCCCCTGCCTGAACCCCGCCCCACTCCTGCAGCCGAGGAGCAGCCCTCAGCCGCCAAGGAGGCtcgggaggaggagaaggagattaAAGAGGAGGTGGCGAAGGCTAGGGAGGAGGTGACTACATCATCCAAACCTGAGCCTTCCCTTGCTCCAGTGACCACCCCAAGCAGCAGCACTAACAGTGTGTCTGCCACCCAGCCTCCCCGAGCCGAGGAGGAGGAGCCATCAGCCCTGTCCATCACCTTGCCCTCCCCCCAGGCAGCAAAACCCCCGCTGGAGTCTCCCATCGCCCAGCCAGAGGAGCTCAGGCTGCCCAACGGCCTGCCTCTCCCCAGCCCACAGGACCCTGAGAAGGTGTCTGCAGAGTCGTCGGAGTGTGACGTCAGCCCCATCGCTGAGCCTGAGGTGGCCCACTTACAGAGGGAGGCACCCGTGCCTAAACCCATGCCTGTTGCCGTGACGGCATCGCCTGTTGCCGTGACGCCAACGCCCGTTGCCGTGACGCCAACGCCCGCCCCCGTTGCCGTGACGCCAACGCCCGTTGCCGTGACGCCAATGCCCGCCCCCGTTGCCGTGACGCCAATGCCCGCCCCCGTTGCCGTGACGCCAATGCCCGCCCCCGTTGCCGTGACACCAATGCCCGCCCCTGTTGCCGTCCAGGTGACTGTTGCCCCCGTGGTCCTAGCTGAGACTGCTACTACTACAGAGGTAACCCCTCCCCGTGTGGAAGACCAGATGGACTCTCCACCACCACAGAGCAACACCCCAGCCGGGGAGAGTTCTATGCAAG CTGCTGTTTCTGTGCCGAAGAAAAAGAGGAAGATGAAGGATCTGAACAAGAAGGAGGCTGTTGGAGACCTCCTGGATGCCTTTAAGGAG gagCAGGTAGTGCAGAGCCCGCCTGAGCCAGAGCAGGCCACACCCACTTCTGCCGCTGACGCTGAGGAGCCCCGCCCAGCCGCCACCCCTGCAGTCGAAGAGGTGGATGAGACGTGGGAGGAGAAGGAAGACAAACTGGATGCAGAGAACATTGAACCCAAGCCCGGGGATCTGAAGTACCAGTACAGAGAGG AACTATGTAGGCCTATAGAcccagaggagaagaagaggtaTGACAGGGACTTCCTGCTGGGCTTCCAGTTCATCAGTGCCGCCATGTCCAAGCCTGAGGGCCTGCCTCAGATCAGTGATGTCGTGCTGGACAAG GCGAATAAGGCCCCTCTCCGCCAGTTGGACCCCGGCCGTTTGCCGGGGATGAACATGGGCACTGACTTCACGCCCTCGTTTGCCAACCTGGGCAGGCCTGGaatgggagggggaggaggaggaggaggtggtggaggaggaggaggaggtggccaCAGAGGAGGACCA ccCTCTGGTATGGGTGGTGGAGGACCACGTCGCTCCCAGCAGGGCCAGCGTAAGGAACCCAGGAGGATCATCAACATCTCTTCGTCTCTGACGGACGACGTGAAGCTCAATAAGGCTGAGAAGGCCTGGAAGCCCGCCGTCAAGAAGGCTACCAGTGGGCAAGCTGCTCCTGAGGAGGAGAGCGACGACCCAGAACAGGCCAAGACCCAGGAGCTGTTCAAGAGGGTCCGTAGTATCCTGAACAAGCTGACCCCTCAGATGTTCCAACAGCTGATGAAGCAGGTCACAGAGCTGACCATCGATACGGAGGAGAGGCTGAAGGGAGTGATAGATCTGATCTTTGAGAAGGCCATCTCTGAACCCAACTTCTCCGTGGCCTACGCCAACATGTGCCGCTGCCTTATGGGG CTCAAAGTCCCCACTACAGACAAGCCGGGAGTCACTGTGAATTTCCGCAAGCTGCTTCTGAACCGCTGTCAGAAGGAGTTTGAGAAGGACAAGGACGATGATGTCATCTTTGAGGAGAAGCAGAAAGAGCTGGACGCTGCAGCCACG gaggagaaggaTCGACTGAAGGCGGAGCTGGAGGAGGCCAAAGACAAGGCACGGCGGAGGTCGCTAGGCAACATCAAGTTCATCGGTGAGCTGTTCAAGCTGAAGATGCTGACGGAGGCCATCATGCACGACTGCATCGTCAAGCTGCTGAAGAACCACGAtgaggagtcgctagagtgcctCTGTAGACTCTTGTCCACTATAGGGAAGGACCTGGACTTTGAGAAGGCAAAG cCTCGTATGGACCAGTACTTTGCCCAGATGGACAAGATCATCAAGGAGAAGAAGACATCGTCCAGAATCCGCTTCATGCTGCAGGACGTACTGGACCTCAGGAGG AACACGTGGGTCcccaggagaggagagcagggccCCAAGACCATAGACCAGATCCACAAGGAGGCTGAGCTGGAGGAGCACAGGGAGGTTCTCAAGGTGCAGCAACAACTCCTCAACCAGAACACccgaggaggaagtggaggacgtggtggaggaggaggaggaggaggaggaggaggaggaagagatcaGGGGAACCGCGGGGGCCAACACCCCCAGGCGGGCCAGAGGAGTCAGCCTCAGGATGAGGGCTGGAACACAGTTCCCATCTCCACCAAGAGCAGACCCATCGACACCAGCCGACTCAGCAAGATCACTAAG CCTGGGGCTTTGGACTTCAACAACCAGCTGCTGGCGCCCCAGCTCGGGGGCAAGGGCATGTGGGGCAGCTGGGGTAAGGGTAGCAGTGGAGGCACCACCGGAGCCAAACCCGCTGGGGAAGCCA ccCCAGAGTCAGGAGGCCGCCCAGCCACCAGCACCCTCAACAGGTTCTCAGCCCTGCAGCCACAGCAGCCCTCACAGGACTCGGACAGAAGACTTCCTCAGAG GAACAGCTCGAGCCGGGACCGTGGCAGCGACAGATTTGAGCGTCATGACCGTGGCAGCAACGACCGCTTCGACCGGCGGGACGACCGGGACAGGAACCGGCCCCCGGTCAGCAAGCGGAGCTTtagcagggagacagaggagcacagcagagagagggagcaCCGTGGCCCTGCTGATCCCGTACGCCGCGTAGCCAGCATGACCGACGACAGGGACCGGGGCAGCAGAGACCGAGCTAGGAGCAAAGAGAATG TGAAGAGGGAAGCTGCTccaaccccccctcctccccagacCAAACCTGCCTTGAGTGAAGAAGAGCTGGAGAAGAAGTCCACAGCTATCATAGAGGAGTACCTACACATCAATGACATGAAG GAGGCGCTGCAGTGTGTAGTGGAGATGAACAGCACCCCGCTGCTCTTTGTGTTTGTACGGAGCGGTCTGGAGTCCACTCTGGAGCGCAGCCCCATCGCCAGAGAACGCATGGGCCTGCTGCTGCACCAGCTGTACAAGGCAGGCACCCTGCCCACAGAGCAGTACTACAGAGG GCTTCAGGAGATACTGGAGGTGGCAGAGGACATGGCTATAGACATCCCACATATCTGGCTCTACCTGGCTGAGCTCATCACCCCTATGCTCCACGAAGGAGGCATCCCCATGGGACAGCTCTTCAA AGAGATATCCAAGCCCCTGGTTCCTCAGGGGACGGCTGGAGTTCTGCTGGTCCAGGTCCTTACCCTACTCTGCAAAGGAATG AGCCATAAAAAGGCAGGCGCCATGTGGAGGGAGGCGGGGCTTAGCTGGAAAGACTTTCTGCCTGAGGACGAGGATGTCAACAAGTTTGTGACAGAAAAG AATGTGGAGTTCACcctgggaggaggaggtgatgagaCGGAGAAGAGCAGTAAGAAGGAGCTGAGCTCAGAGGAGCTGAACAAACAGCTGGACAGGCTCATACAGGACAAGGCTGACAACCAGAGGATCTACGATTGGGTCGAG GCTAACCTGGACGAGACACAGATATCCTCCAACGTGTTTGTCAGAGCAGTCATGACATCCATCTGCCAGTCGGCCATCATCT GTGAAAACCCTTCCAAGTTGGATGCGAAGGTGATCACCCAGAGGGCCAAGCTGCTCCACAAGTACCTGAAGGATGAGCAGAAGGAGCTGCAGGCCCTCTACGCCCTGCAGGCCCTCATGGTGGAGATGGAGCAACCTGCCA ACCTGCTGCGGATGTTCTTTGACACGCTGTACGACGAGGACGTGATCAAAGAGGAGGCCTTCTACAAGTGGGAGTCAAGCAAGGACCCAGCTGAGATGCAGGGCAAGGGTGTGGCCCTGAAGTCCGTCACTGCCTTCTTCACCTGGCTCCGTGAGGCCGAGGACGAGGAGTCTGACAACAACAGCTAG